A single genomic interval of Vulpes lagopus strain Blue_001 chromosome 19, ASM1834538v1, whole genome shotgun sequence harbors:
- the GINS1 gene encoding DNA replication complex GINS protein PSF1 isoform X4, with protein sequence MFCEKAMELVRELHRAPEGQLPAFNEDGLRQVLEEMKALYEQNQSDVNEVKSGGRSDLIPTIKFRHCSLLRNRRCAVAYLYDRLLRIRALRWEYGSVLPNALRFHMSAEEVEWFNHYKKSLATYMRSLGGDEGLDITQDMKPPKSLYIEVRCLKDYGEFEVDDGTSVLLKKNSQHFLPRWKCEQLVRQGVLEHVLS encoded by the exons ATGTTCTGCGAGAAGGCCATGGAACTGGTCCGCGAGCTGCATCGCGCGCCAGAAGGGCAGCTGCCGGCCTTCAAT GAGGATGGACTCAGGCAAGTTCTGGAGGAGATGAAAGCTTTATATGAACAAAACCAGTCTGATGT GAATGAAGTAAAGTCAGGTGGACGAAGTGACTTGATACCAACCATCAAATTTCGACACTGCTCTTTGTTGAGGAATCGACGCTGTGCTGTAGCGTATTT GTATGACCGATTGCTTCGGATCAGAGCGCTCAGATGGGAGTATGGCAGTGTCCTGCCCAACGCTCTACGGTTTCACATGTCTGCCGAAGAA GTGGAGTGGTTCAATCATTATAAAAAGTCCCTTGCTACTTATATGAGGTCACTGGGAGGAGACGAAGGTTTGGACATCACGCAGGATATGAAACCTCCGAAAAGCCTATATATAGAA GTGCGGTGTCTAAAAGACTATGGAGAATTTGAAGTTGATGATGGTACTTCagtcctattaaaaaaaaatagccag CATTTCTTACCCCGATGGAAGTGTGAGCAGCTGGTTAGACAGGGAGTTCTGGAGCACGTGCTGTCCTGA
- the GINS1 gene encoding DNA replication complex GINS protein PSF1 isoform X3: protein MFCEKAMELVRELHRAPEGQLPAFNIFQEDGLRQVLEEMKALYEQNQSDVNEVKSGGRSDLIPTIKFRHCSLLRNRRCAVAYLYDRLLRIRALRWEYGSVLPNALRFHMSAEEVEWFNHYKKSLATYMRSLGGDEGLDITQDMKPPKSLYIEVRCLKDYGEFEVDDGTSVLLKKNSQHFLPRWKCEQLVRQGVLEHVLS from the exons ATGTTCTGCGAGAAGGCCATGGAACTGGTCCGCGAGCTGCATCGCGCGCCAGAAGGGCAGCTGCCGGCCTTCAAT atatttcag GAGGATGGACTCAGGCAAGTTCTGGAGGAGATGAAAGCTTTATATGAACAAAACCAGTCTGATGT GAATGAAGTAAAGTCAGGTGGACGAAGTGACTTGATACCAACCATCAAATTTCGACACTGCTCTTTGTTGAGGAATCGACGCTGTGCTGTAGCGTATTT GTATGACCGATTGCTTCGGATCAGAGCGCTCAGATGGGAGTATGGCAGTGTCCTGCCCAACGCTCTACGGTTTCACATGTCTGCCGAAGAA GTGGAGTGGTTCAATCATTATAAAAAGTCCCTTGCTACTTATATGAGGTCACTGGGAGGAGACGAAGGTTTGGACATCACGCAGGATATGAAACCTCCGAAAAGCCTATATATAGAA GTGCGGTGTCTAAAAGACTATGGAGAATTTGAAGTTGATGATGGTACTTCagtcctattaaaaaaaaatagccag CATTTCTTACCCCGATGGAAGTGTGAGCAGCTGGTTAGACAGGGAGTTCTGGAGCACGTGCTGTCCTGA
- the GINS1 gene encoding DNA replication complex GINS protein PSF1 isoform X5, with product MFCEKAMELVRELHRAPEGQLPAFNVREDAIFQEDGLRQVLEEMKALYEQNQSDVNEVKSGGRSDLIPTIKFRHCSLLRNRRCAVAYLYDRLLRIRALRWEYGSVLPNALRFHMSAEEVEWFNHYKKSLATYMRSLGGDEGLDITQDMKPPKSLYIEHFLPRWKCEQLVRQGVLEHVLS from the exons ATGTTCTGCGAGAAGGCCATGGAACTGGTCCGCGAGCTGCATCGCGCGCCAGAAGGGCAGCTGCCGGCCTTCAATGTGAGGGAGGACGCG atatttcag GAGGATGGACTCAGGCAAGTTCTGGAGGAGATGAAAGCTTTATATGAACAAAACCAGTCTGATGT GAATGAAGTAAAGTCAGGTGGACGAAGTGACTTGATACCAACCATCAAATTTCGACACTGCTCTTTGTTGAGGAATCGACGCTGTGCTGTAGCGTATTT GTATGACCGATTGCTTCGGATCAGAGCGCTCAGATGGGAGTATGGCAGTGTCCTGCCCAACGCTCTACGGTTTCACATGTCTGCCGAAGAA GTGGAGTGGTTCAATCATTATAAAAAGTCCCTTGCTACTTATATGAGGTCACTGGGAGGAGACGAAGGTTTGGACATCACGCAGGATATGAAACCTCCGAAAAGCCTATATATAGAA CATTTCTTACCCCGATGGAAGTGTGAGCAGCTGGTTAGACAGGGAGTTCTGGAGCACGTGCTGTCCTGA
- the GINS1 gene encoding DNA replication complex GINS protein PSF1 isoform X1 produces MFCEKAMELVRELHRAPEGQLPAFNVREDAIFQEDGLRQVLEEMKALYEQNQSDVNEVKSGGRSDLIPTIKFRHCSLLRNRRCAVAYLYDRLLRIRALRWEYGSVLPNALRFHMSAEEVEWFNHYKKSLATYMRSLGGDEGLDITQDMKPPKSLYIEVRCLKDYGEFEVDDGTSVLLKKNSQHFLPRWKCEQLVRQGVLEHVLS; encoded by the exons ATGTTCTGCGAGAAGGCCATGGAACTGGTCCGCGAGCTGCATCGCGCGCCAGAAGGGCAGCTGCCGGCCTTCAATGTGAGGGAGGACGCG atatttcag GAGGATGGACTCAGGCAAGTTCTGGAGGAGATGAAAGCTTTATATGAACAAAACCAGTCTGATGT GAATGAAGTAAAGTCAGGTGGACGAAGTGACTTGATACCAACCATCAAATTTCGACACTGCTCTTTGTTGAGGAATCGACGCTGTGCTGTAGCGTATTT GTATGACCGATTGCTTCGGATCAGAGCGCTCAGATGGGAGTATGGCAGTGTCCTGCCCAACGCTCTACGGTTTCACATGTCTGCCGAAGAA GTGGAGTGGTTCAATCATTATAAAAAGTCCCTTGCTACTTATATGAGGTCACTGGGAGGAGACGAAGGTTTGGACATCACGCAGGATATGAAACCTCCGAAAAGCCTATATATAGAA GTGCGGTGTCTAAAAGACTATGGAGAATTTGAAGTTGATGATGGTACTTCagtcctattaaaaaaaaatagccag CATTTCTTACCCCGATGGAAGTGTGAGCAGCTGGTTAGACAGGGAGTTCTGGAGCACGTGCTGTCCTGA
- the GINS1 gene encoding DNA replication complex GINS protein PSF1 isoform X2, translating into MFCEKAMELVRELHRAPEGQLPAFNVREDAEDGLRQVLEEMKALYEQNQSDVNEVKSGGRSDLIPTIKFRHCSLLRNRRCAVAYLYDRLLRIRALRWEYGSVLPNALRFHMSAEEVEWFNHYKKSLATYMRSLGGDEGLDITQDMKPPKSLYIEVRCLKDYGEFEVDDGTSVLLKKNSQHFLPRWKCEQLVRQGVLEHVLS; encoded by the exons ATGTTCTGCGAGAAGGCCATGGAACTGGTCCGCGAGCTGCATCGCGCGCCAGAAGGGCAGCTGCCGGCCTTCAATGTGAGGGAGGACGCG GAGGATGGACTCAGGCAAGTTCTGGAGGAGATGAAAGCTTTATATGAACAAAACCAGTCTGATGT GAATGAAGTAAAGTCAGGTGGACGAAGTGACTTGATACCAACCATCAAATTTCGACACTGCTCTTTGTTGAGGAATCGACGCTGTGCTGTAGCGTATTT GTATGACCGATTGCTTCGGATCAGAGCGCTCAGATGGGAGTATGGCAGTGTCCTGCCCAACGCTCTACGGTTTCACATGTCTGCCGAAGAA GTGGAGTGGTTCAATCATTATAAAAAGTCCCTTGCTACTTATATGAGGTCACTGGGAGGAGACGAAGGTTTGGACATCACGCAGGATATGAAACCTCCGAAAAGCCTATATATAGAA GTGCGGTGTCTAAAAGACTATGGAGAATTTGAAGTTGATGATGGTACTTCagtcctattaaaaaaaaatagccag CATTTCTTACCCCGATGGAAGTGTGAGCAGCTGGTTAGACAGGGAGTTCTGGAGCACGTGCTGTCCTGA